Proteins encoded within one genomic window of Sphingomonas sp. NBWT7:
- the flhA gene encoding flagellar biosynthesis protein FlhA — protein sequence MKLLANSRQAALPAAILLLVVVMVVPIPAFLLDVFFVANIAISLAVLMVALNAQKPLDFSAFPTVLLFATLFRLGLNVASTRVVLVHGHEGEAAAGHVIEAFGSFLIGGDYVVGIFVFAILMIINLIVVTKGAGRVSEVSARFTLDALPGKQMAIDADLNAGLMTPEEAKKRRVEVATEADFYGSMDGSSKFVKGDAIAAILILAANIIGGLILGPVSHGMSIADAAKGYTLLAIGDALVAQLPSLMLSIAAAAIVTRVSSEKDLAGQIGSQFGSPRTWAPVAGILGLLGVLPGMPHLILLPAAGIAGFTAWKLNQIAQRPAPVEEAPAAEPIDQSRIGWDEVTDGMMVNLDIGYGLVPLVDERKGAPLMGRITGVRRQLSKELGFVVPQVKVRDDINLAPYTYRLVVGGVVVGEDQVSPDEMLALDTGTGFGDLKGKKAKDPTFGLDATWIAPGDADAATGAGYLVVDSGTVIATHLNHALGQNAADLLGADEVQALLDGLKERNPQLVASLVPQPLSLTTLTGVLKALLNEGITLKEFRRIAAAVAVIAQRTQDADEIVELIRPELGPLIIQKLCGVREPLRVMTLEGGLEGLLGQAMRADPSRRHVIEPDLGRRIVDALQRAAQPMIAEAKPFALVVQPAIRVAIRKLVKTCLPDTPVMSFFEVPEDKAVEVVAVIGANDTHPANGMLGGGQPQALAA from the coding sequence ATGAAGCTCCTCGCCAACTCGCGCCAGGCGGCGCTCCCCGCCGCGATCCTGCTGCTCGTCGTCGTCATGGTCGTGCCGATCCCGGCCTTCCTGCTCGACGTGTTCTTCGTCGCCAACATCGCGATCAGCCTCGCGGTGCTGATGGTCGCGTTGAACGCGCAGAAGCCGCTCGACTTCTCCGCCTTTCCCACGGTGCTGCTGTTCGCCACGCTGTTCCGCCTCGGCCTCAACGTCGCCTCGACGCGCGTCGTGCTGGTCCACGGGCATGAGGGCGAAGCGGCGGCCGGCCACGTGATCGAGGCGTTCGGCAGCTTTCTGATCGGCGGCGACTATGTCGTCGGCATCTTCGTCTTCGCGATCCTGATGATCATCAACCTGATCGTCGTTACCAAGGGCGCCGGCCGCGTCTCCGAAGTCTCGGCGCGCTTCACGCTCGACGCGCTGCCCGGCAAGCAGATGGCGATCGACGCCGACTTGAACGCCGGGCTGATGACGCCCGAAGAGGCCAAGAAGCGTCGCGTCGAAGTCGCGACCGAAGCCGATTTCTACGGCTCAATGGACGGTTCGTCGAAGTTCGTGAAGGGCGACGCGATCGCCGCGATCCTGATCCTCGCGGCGAACATCATCGGCGGGCTGATCCTCGGCCCCGTCAGCCACGGCATGTCGATCGCCGATGCGGCGAAGGGCTATACGCTGCTCGCGATCGGCGACGCGCTGGTCGCGCAGCTGCCGTCGCTGATGCTGTCGATCGCCGCCGCCGCGATCGTCACCCGCGTGTCGTCGGAAAAGGATCTCGCCGGACAGATCGGCAGCCAGTTCGGCAGCCCGCGTACCTGGGCGCCGGTCGCCGGCATCCTCGGCCTTCTCGGCGTGCTGCCGGGGATGCCGCACCTCATCCTGCTCCCCGCCGCCGGGATTGCGGGCTTCACCGCGTGGAAGCTCAACCAGATCGCGCAGCGCCCGGCACCGGTGGAGGAGGCGCCCGCCGCCGAGCCGATCGACCAGTCGCGCATCGGCTGGGACGAGGTGACCGACGGGATGATGGTCAACCTCGACATTGGCTACGGCCTGGTGCCGCTGGTCGACGAGCGCAAGGGTGCGCCGCTGATGGGCCGGATCACCGGGGTGCGGCGCCAGCTGTCGAAGGAGCTCGGCTTCGTCGTGCCGCAGGTGAAGGTGCGCGACGACATCAACCTGGCGCCCTACACCTACCGGCTCGTCGTCGGCGGCGTCGTGGTCGGCGAGGATCAGGTCTCGCCCGACGAGATGCTCGCGCTCGATACCGGCACCGGCTTCGGCGACCTGAAGGGCAAGAAGGCGAAGGATCCGACCTTCGGGCTCGACGCGACGTGGATCGCGCCGGGCGACGCCGATGCCGCGACCGGCGCCGGCTATCTGGTGGTCGATTCGGGCACCGTCATCGCCACGCACCTCAACCACGCACTCGGCCAGAACGCCGCCGATCTGCTCGGCGCCGACGAGGTGCAGGCGCTGCTCGACGGGCTGAAGGAGCGCAATCCGCAGCTCGTCGCCTCGCTGGTGCCGCAGCCGCTGTCGCTCACCACGCTGACCGGCGTGCTCAAGGCGCTGCTCAACGAAGGCATTACTTTGAAGGAATTCCGCCGGATCGCCGCCGCGGTCGCAGTGATCGCGCAGCGCACGCAGGACGCCGACGAGATCGTCGAGCTGATCCGTCCCGAGCTCGGGCCGCTCATCATCCAGAAACTGTGCGGGGTGCGAGAGCCGCTGCGCGTGATGACGCTGGAGGGCGGGCTCGAGGGGCTGCTCGGCCAGGCGATGCGTGCCGATCCGTCGCGCCGCCACGTCATCGAGCCTGATCTCGGCCGACGCATCGTCGATGCGCTGCAGCGCGCTGCGCAACCGATGATCGCCGAGGCCAAGCCGTTCGCGCTCGTCGTCCAGCCCGCGATCCGCGTCGCGATCCGCAAGCTCGTCAAAACCTGTCTGCCGGATACCCCCGT